Proteins encoded in a region of the Elizabethkingia bruuniana genome:
- a CDS encoding PLP-dependent aminotransferase family protein — protein MKNDFLYSSITHKLSAQIKNGVLKEGERLPSVRTLCQNHNVSMNTAKRVFLELESQSLIYSVPQSGYFVSQLPYLRLPLPETSKPSPIASSNEPNELINKVFTNIGREDLTLFSIGAPDGELIPLPQLKKEVIQATRTLKGGGTSYESLQGNVTLRRMIAARSLNWGGNLNEDDIITTNGGMNSLSFCLMALTKPGDTIAIESPCYPGILQLAISLRLKVLELPTHPETGLLVDELEKLVSKIDICLLIPNFNTPLGSCMPDENKKAVVELLSKHNIPIVEDDVYGDLHFGNKRPSCCKAFDTEGNVLWCSSISKTLAAGYRVGWIAPGKYKDQIMKLKLVHSICSNSIINESVGSFLKSGKYEKHLWQLRKTLQENYLNYAQTIAQHFPEGTKISQPKGGLALWVEFSGDINTVELFELAMKKNICIAPGRVFTLQDQYHNCMRLTLGLPWNESLKEKLIEVGNLAKTLIK, from the coding sequence ATGAAAAACGATTTCCTATACAGCTCCATTACACATAAACTTTCAGCTCAAATTAAAAATGGAGTTTTGAAAGAAGGTGAAAGACTCCCCTCTGTGAGGACTTTATGCCAGAATCATAACGTAAGCATGAACACAGCTAAAAGAGTTTTTCTGGAGCTGGAATCTCAGTCTCTGATTTACTCTGTACCTCAATCGGGATATTTTGTGAGCCAGCTTCCATACCTGCGTTTACCACTTCCAGAGACGAGTAAGCCATCCCCTATCGCCAGCAGCAATGAGCCTAATGAGCTTATTAATAAGGTATTTACAAATATTGGGCGTGAGGATTTAACACTTTTCTCTATTGGTGCACCAGACGGTGAGCTAATCCCGCTTCCCCAACTAAAGAAGGAAGTGATACAGGCTACAAGAACTCTAAAAGGAGGCGGAACTTCCTATGAATCTCTACAAGGTAATGTAACGCTTCGCCGTATGATTGCGGCCAGATCTCTTAACTGGGGTGGAAATCTAAATGAAGATGATATTATTACCACCAACGGCGGAATGAATTCTTTATCTTTCTGTTTGATGGCTCTTACCAAACCGGGAGATACAATTGCGATAGAAAGTCCTTGCTATCCTGGGATACTACAGCTGGCTATAAGCCTGAGGCTAAAAGTGCTGGAACTTCCCACCCATCCGGAAACAGGACTTTTGGTTGATGAACTGGAAAAACTGGTTTCAAAAATAGACATATGCCTCTTGATTCCCAATTTTAATACACCACTAGGCAGTTGTATGCCAGATGAAAATAAAAAAGCTGTTGTGGAGCTTCTCTCAAAACACAACATTCCAATTGTGGAAGATGATGTGTACGGAGATCTTCATTTTGGCAATAAAAGACCAAGTTGTTGTAAAGCTTTTGATACAGAAGGAAATGTACTTTGGTGCAGTTCTATATCCAAAACCCTTGCAGCGGGATACCGTGTGGGATGGATTGCTCCGGGAAAATATAAAGACCAGATTATGAAATTAAAGCTGGTACACTCTATTTGCTCCAACTCTATTATTAATGAAAGCGTAGGCAGCTTCTTAAAAAGTGGTAAATACGAAAAGCACTTGTGGCAGCTACGTAAAACACTTCAGGAAAACTATTTAAACTACGCACAAACCATTGCCCAGCATTTTCCGGAAGGGACTAAAATAAGTCAGCCCAAAGGCGGCCTCGCATTATGGGTGGAATTCTCTGGAGATATTAATACCGTTGAACTTTTTGAACTAGCCATGAAAAAAAATATCTGTATTGCTCCGGGGCGTGTATTTACACTTCAGGATCAATACCATAATTGTATGCGCCTTACTCTGGGACTACCATGGAATGAGTCTTTGAAAGAAAAATTAATTGAAGTAGGCAATTTGGCTAAAACACTGATTAAATAA
- a CDS encoding FISUMP domain-containing protein, with protein MKTKNFKSLSITLLLVLLSSCRSNDTDNTLNPDSKGNTAIKINLLGSDFAGATEPEFTASTGKGTTAPSGVVQTQITMIDPSTFISTEVTPVFNGLNTQAAMSGAKAAVSGNNLGNGIQFRVIAYRSASSTSPGAYAAHRDYRVNGANVELVNPAEGDLWLDNSISYDIVAYSFATASLPNITTEKGNISGAKADYINNTDMMYVKMPNQTFAKGSNTLGIILRHKTALIEKVNVNILDSQLSFSGSGITNTVLTIPHAKDGSIAFSGANAGIISGRTDYENKVINLTSINGTAKSQSQTLNNVLINTNTSIDNSKTAVFSANVTITDNTKTPAVTKTQSINSSFKLLPEYKQNLNVEIKKCGAYTRPKGASQMTLENKVWREFMCNDLGVDTSGNFNPFDVSSSTNIKRFHGARYEWGSNGLSNQQNIRWITKDVDQDARYNPGLAFNSPGAPAGNPNGTGWRGIGWIAGGLFPWTDTSSGASTLPADSWTTSGNGGASNPCPSGYRVPTKDEWADAANAGDGFNKFTRTGNASVDFGDEYGRGRWLGNALFIPFGGYRRITSTKVPSSAQGELAARRTENAFYWTSSRDESGADLVYFSSITPSGTISSGTTHPTHGMAVRCIKEYN; from the coding sequence ATGAAAACAAAAAATTTTAAAAGTTTAAGTATAACTTTATTATTGGTACTATTGTCTTCCTGTCGAAGTAATGATACAGATAATACTTTGAATCCTGATTCTAAAGGCAATACTGCTATAAAAATTAATCTATTGGGTTCAGATTTTGCAGGGGCTACAGAGCCTGAGTTTACAGCATCTACTGGAAAAGGAACTACTGCGCCTTCTGGTGTAGTACAAACCCAGATTACAATGATAGACCCAAGTACCTTTATTTCAACAGAAGTTACTCCGGTTTTTAATGGATTAAATACTCAGGCAGCTATGAGTGGTGCAAAAGCAGCAGTGAGTGGCAATAATTTAGGAAATGGGATACAGTTTCGTGTTATTGCCTATAGAAGTGCATCCTCTACAAGCCCCGGAGCCTATGCTGCTCACAGAGATTATAGAGTGAACGGTGCTAATGTAGAGCTTGTTAATCCCGCAGAAGGTGATCTTTGGCTGGATAATAGTATTTCTTATGATATAGTAGCATACTCTTTTGCAACAGCTTCTTTACCTAATATTACTACTGAAAAAGGTAATATCAGCGGTGCTAAGGCCGATTATATCAATAATACTGATATGATGTATGTAAAGATGCCTAATCAGACATTTGCGAAAGGCAGTAATACACTTGGTATTATTCTTCGTCATAAAACAGCATTAATAGAGAAGGTAAACGTAAATATATTAGACTCTCAACTATCTTTTTCGGGAAGCGGTATAACGAACACTGTACTGACGATACCACATGCTAAAGATGGATCTATAGCTTTCAGCGGGGCAAATGCCGGAATAATCTCCGGACGTACAGACTATGAAAATAAAGTCATCAATCTAACATCAATTAATGGTACTGCAAAATCTCAAAGTCAAACGCTAAATAATGTTTTAATTAATACCAATACCAGTATTGATAATAGTAAAACGGCTGTTTTTTCGGCTAATGTTACTATAACAGATAATACAAAAACGCCTGCGGTTACTAAAACACAGTCGATTAATTCATCATTTAAATTGCTTCCGGAGTATAAACAAAATCTAAATGTTGAGATTAAAAAGTGTGGCGCATATACAAGACCAAAAGGTGCCAGTCAGATGACGCTTGAAAATAAAGTGTGGCGCGAATTTATGTGTAATGATCTTGGAGTGGATACCAGTGGTAACTTTAATCCATTTGACGTAAGCAGTTCCACTAATATTAAAAGGTTCCATGGAGCTAGATACGAATGGGGAAGTAATGGATTGAGTAATCAGCAAAATATAAGATGGATTACTAAGGACGTAGATCAGGATGCAAGGTATAATCCGGGATTAGCTTTCAATTCTCCGGGGGCCCCGGCAGGTAACCCGAATGGTACAGGATGGAGAGGAATAGGATGGATTGCAGGTGGATTGTTCCCTTGGACAGATACTTCTTCCGGAGCCTCTACGCTTCCTGCTGATTCCTGGACAACCAGTGGTAATGGAGGAGCGAGCAACCCTTGCCCGAGCGGTTATCGAGTTCCCACTAAAGATGAATGGGCAGATGCAGCTAATGCCGGAGATGGATTTAATAAATTCACAAGAACAGGAAATGCGAGCGTTGATTTTGGAGATGAATATGGCAGAGGACGTTGGCTGGGGAATGCATTATTTATTCCTTTTGGTGGCTATCGCCGAATTACATCTACGAAAGTTCCGAGCTCTGCTCAAGGGGAATTGGCGGCTCGCCGTACAGAGAATGCATTTTACTGGACAAGTTCAAGAGATGAGAGTGGGGCAGATCTGGTTTATTTTTCTTCCATAACACCATCTGGAACTATCTCTTCTGGCACAACGCATCCTACACACGGGATGGCTGTTAGATGTATAAAAGAATATAATTAG
- a CDS encoding AraC family transcriptional regulator: protein MMKNSYLLVVLMLFPQFVFCQNLNERYTELRKEVNNSPDNVIKESKILKEKALKTNTFDIVSKADYITSFAFYLKGSPDSCIYYANAAIESAKKNNYNEGEALGLRILGTQYAKMGLLDKSKELLDQALVLVSKQQNDEAYEIKGGIYASLLVLMDNNKELDKKIIVAQKGINSYLKVSSEVSRKELLPSAYTNLSYLYSKTKKYDSAYVYSQKALEFINANDTYKLAFTYHDIGYLLAAQGKYSEAIEQYKKALSYCKGESFYDKKLEILQGLSEAYGNAGDSKNALYYLQQYQKLYLNGTQKNQHAVNEIYNATSKPTPIKVAPVLITTACIAFGLVVIYFFLNYKKKSEKINSSQKEKKETLQIDVNISTETEEKILYNLNEFEKQEAFVDKETSLYSVANKFQCNTKYLSLVIKRHKNKSFVQYINDLRIQYVINKLKTDPNFSKFKIYYLAELSGFSSQRAFTSAFTNNTQMKPLEYIKKYYSKE, encoded by the coding sequence ATGATGAAAAATTCTTACTTACTAGTAGTACTAATGCTTTTTCCTCAGTTCGTATTTTGTCAGAACTTAAATGAGAGATATACTGAATTAAGAAAAGAAGTAAACAACTCTCCTGATAATGTCATAAAAGAAAGCAAAATATTAAAAGAGAAAGCTTTAAAGACTAATACATTCGATATTGTATCAAAGGCTGACTATATTACAAGTTTTGCATTTTATTTAAAAGGAAGTCCTGATTCCTGTATTTATTATGCTAATGCCGCTATTGAATCTGCTAAAAAGAACAATTACAATGAAGGAGAGGCGCTGGGATTGAGGATTCTTGGTACGCAGTATGCTAAGATGGGACTGTTGGACAAATCCAAAGAACTGCTTGATCAGGCACTTGTTTTGGTTTCGAAGCAACAAAATGATGAAGCTTATGAAATTAAAGGTGGAATTTATGCCTCTTTACTTGTGCTAATGGATAACAATAAGGAACTGGATAAAAAGATTATCGTTGCCCAAAAAGGCATTAATAGTTATTTGAAAGTAAGTAGCGAAGTTTCCAGAAAAGAATTACTGCCTTCAGCATATACGAATCTAAGCTATCTCTACTCCAAAACCAAGAAATATGATTCGGCTTATGTATATTCACAAAAGGCTTTGGAGTTTATTAATGCTAATGATACTTACAAACTGGCTTTTACTTATCATGATATTGGCTATCTTTTAGCGGCACAGGGTAAATACTCCGAAGCTATCGAGCAGTATAAAAAAGCTTTAAGCTATTGCAAGGGAGAGAGCTTTTACGATAAAAAACTAGAGATCTTACAAGGCCTTTCCGAGGCTTATGGAAATGCAGGTGATAGTAAAAATGCACTTTATTATTTACAACAATACCAAAAACTATATCTAAATGGAACTCAGAAAAATCAGCATGCTGTAAATGAAATATACAATGCGACCAGTAAGCCGACTCCTATCAAAGTAGCTCCGGTTTTAATAACGACGGCCTGTATTGCTTTTGGATTGGTAGTCATTTATTTCTTTTTAAACTATAAAAAGAAGTCTGAAAAAATAAATAGTTCACAGAAAGAGAAAAAAGAAACCCTGCAGATTGATGTTAATATAAGTACGGAAACAGAAGAAAAAATTCTTTATAATCTCAACGAATTCGAAAAACAGGAAGCCTTTGTAGATAAAGAAACTTCCTTATATAGCGTTGCCAATAAATTCCAGTGTAATACAAAATACTTATCACTAGTCATAAAGAGGCATAAAAATAAATCATTTGTTCAATATATTAATGACCTTAGAATACAGTATGTTATTAATAAACTGAAAACAGACCCTAACTTTAGTAAATTTAAAATCTACTATCTTGCAGAACTCTCCGGATTTTCTTCACAAAGAGCCTTTACTTCTGCATTTACCAATAATACCCAAATGAAACCTCTGGAATATATAAAGAAATATTATTCTAAAGAGTAA
- a CDS encoding GNAT family N-acetyltransferase, giving the protein MKEIVSAELIEKWLNGWSVSRGVSLPVKYKSGFKIEVGWEEQKSRYVFPFLNKDLIDLAESIEEPWVFLKVCAPCNELTEILPDRWTIQPQGYLMMGENNPEKFENRLLADGYSMETEVSDDGVYLIKIKDKNNELASSGRVVCIDGWAIYDRIETSQFHQRKGLGSYLFAELQKIAERKGIENNILVATEQGRLLYESLGWKVVSLYTSVVIVP; this is encoded by the coding sequence ATGAAAGAAATAGTTTCTGCTGAGCTAATAGAAAAATGGTTGAATGGCTGGTCGGTATCAAGAGGAGTATCACTACCGGTTAAATATAAGTCAGGATTTAAAATAGAAGTTGGTTGGGAAGAGCAGAAAAGCCGTTATGTTTTCCCTTTTCTAAATAAAGATTTAATTGATTTAGCAGAATCGATTGAAGAACCGTGGGTTTTTCTTAAAGTCTGCGCTCCCTGCAACGAGCTTACAGAAATCTTACCTGATCGATGGACCATTCAGCCACAAGGCTATCTGATGATGGGTGAAAATAATCCTGAGAAGTTTGAAAACCGATTACTAGCAGACGGCTATAGTATGGAAACTGAAGTTTCTGATGATGGAGTTTACCTCATTAAGATTAAAGATAAAAATAATGAGTTAGCCTCTTCTGGCAGAGTTGTATGTATTGACGGTTGGGCTATATATGACCGAATAGAAACCAGTCAGTTTCATCAAAGAAAAGGATTGGGAAGTTATTTATTTGCTGAACTTCAGAAAATAGCAGAAAGAAAGGGAATTGAAAATAATATTCTTGTTGCTACAGAACAGGGGCGTTTATTATATGAATCTTTAGGTTGGAAAGTAGTAAGCCTGTATACCTCTGTTGTTATTGTTCCTTAA
- a CDS encoding alpha/beta fold hydrolase gives MLSIYFICLSQKNDKINIAKIDTTEVIPIGGIKQFISIKGNNKEKPILLFLHGGPGTSLVAVSEKFTDKLKDEFVVINWDQRETGETLKLNSTQQNLTPELLKNDAYEVVNYLLKRFKREKLFLASHSWGSVLGFDIAKNHPELLYAYIPISAIIDINKSSELTVDMLKKWAVKTNNMTATEELNLINIPFTMPDDLFYSQKWLFIHNGVDFAKKEDFKPTYYKWLAIWFPMWKKSVEGSLFNTLPEIDTPVYFIEGNGDKQKSHYLVEDYYKFVKAPKKGMFWMKKSGHTIFNTEPDKLQKVIMEKIKPEVFVQ, from the coding sequence TTGCTTTCAATATATTTTATTTGTTTAAGTCAAAAAAATGATAAAATTAATATTGCTAAAATAGACACTACTGAAGTCATTCCAATAGGAGGAATTAAGCAGTTCATTAGTATAAAAGGCAATAACAAAGAAAAACCGATTCTTCTATTTTTGCATGGTGGGCCTGGTACATCATTAGTTGCTGTTTCTGAAAAATTTACAGATAAGCTGAAGGATGAATTTGTGGTTATAAACTGGGACCAGAGAGAAACCGGAGAAACATTAAAACTAAATTCAACGCAACAAAATCTGACTCCAGAACTTCTAAAAAATGATGCTTATGAAGTTGTCAATTACCTTTTAAAAAGATTTAAGCGTGAAAAACTGTTTTTAGCTTCTCACTCATGGGGATCTGTTCTTGGTTTTGATATTGCTAAAAATCATCCCGAATTATTATATGCCTATATTCCGATAAGTGCAATTATCGATATAAATAAATCGTCAGAATTAACGGTAGATATGCTGAAAAAATGGGCTGTTAAAACGAATAATATGACAGCAACGGAAGAGCTCAATTTAATAAATATTCCTTTTACAATGCCTGATGATTTATTCTATTCCCAGAAATGGTTATTTATTCATAACGGAGTAGATTTTGCTAAAAAAGAAGATTTTAAACCTACTTATTACAAATGGCTGGCAATCTGGTTTCCGATGTGGAAAAAATCTGTAGAAGGAAGTCTTTTTAATACACTTCCTGAAATTGATACTCCGGTATATTTTATTGAAGGAAATGGAGATAAACAGAAATCACATTACCTTGTTGAAGATTACTATAAATTTGTTAAAGCACCGAAAAAGGGAATGTTCTGGATGAAAAAATCCGGACATACCATTTTTAATACAGAACCAGATAAATTACAAAAAGTAATCATGGAGAAGATAAAACCAGAAGTATTTGTCCAGTAA
- a CDS encoding glycoside hydrolase family 16 protein — MKNQLSTRNMLRIFLLCPVFLFLYSCSVSNQYHKGKLVWQDNFNDKKAFNAKYWSKIPRGTSDWDRHMSNDEKCYDMKNGKLILRGINNTNLSQDTAKFLTGGIYTKDKVAFGLGRWEVRAKLNAAKGAWPAFWLLAQNGKWPEGGEVDIMERLNHDSIAYQTVHSYYTHILNIKNNPKHGSTGKIKPDSFNTYAVELHSDSLAFFINGHRTFSYPRIKTDKQGQFPFTDHKYYLLLDMQLGGSWVGKVDPKQLPVEMEIDRVKFYSFEQESKSKK; from the coding sequence ATGAAAAATCAACTTTCAACCAGAAATATGCTCCGTATATTTCTGCTTTGCCCAGTGTTCCTCTTTCTATACTCATGCTCAGTCAGCAATCAGTACCACAAAGGGAAACTTGTATGGCAGGATAATTTTAACGATAAAAAAGCATTCAATGCCAAATACTGGAGCAAGATTCCCAGAGGAACTTCTGACTGGGACAGACATATGAGTAACGATGAGAAATGCTATGATATGAAAAATGGAAAACTAATACTCCGCGGAATTAATAATACCAATCTATCTCAGGATACCGCAAAATTTCTTACGGGTGGCATTTATACTAAAGATAAAGTTGCTTTTGGATTAGGACGCTGGGAAGTGAGGGCTAAACTAAATGCTGCAAAAGGAGCCTGGCCGGCCTTCTGGTTGCTAGCCCAGAATGGTAAATGGCCTGAGGGCGGTGAAGTAGATATTATGGAAAGACTAAATCATGACAGCATTGCCTACCAGACTGTTCACAGTTATTATACACACATACTTAACATAAAAAATAATCCGAAACACGGAAGTACCGGAAAAATAAAACCAGACTCTTTCAACACTTATGCAGTGGAGTTACACAGTGACAGCCTTGCCTTCTTCATCAACGGCCATAGAACATTTTCTTATCCCCGCATAAAAACAGATAAACAGGGGCAATTTCCTTTTACAGATCACAAATATTACCTGTTGCTGGATATGCAGCTTGGAGGCTCCTGGGTTGGTAAAGTAGATCCTAAACAACTACCTGTTGAAATGGAAATCGACCGGGTAAAATTTTACAGCTTTGAACAAGAATCAAAATCTAAAAAATAA
- a CDS encoding WG repeat-containing protein — protein sequence MNFRFLFITLFIPIIFCAAQDKNECYRIFSDSASGTALYGYKNHNNVIKIPAKFISAYSDDLCKMAIVLDSKEGWTGISKNGSIILRPYIYDNGPDYVEEGLFRYTEGKKIGFANLSGEKIISAQFDFVTPFKDGLAEYSIGGERIYDNGKTASQIAREGGSLTDVHWYWGGNVTESGYINKAGQRFKKIIPFKKDIRQAITFQNKKVLLDKKGRIIKKL from the coding sequence ATGAATTTTCGTTTTCTTTTTATTACCCTTTTTATACCTATAATCTTTTGTGCAGCTCAGGATAAAAATGAGTGCTATAGAATATTCTCAGATTCAGCCTCAGGAACAGCACTATATGGTTATAAAAACCATAATAATGTAATAAAAATCCCTGCGAAGTTTATCTCAGCTTACTCTGACGACCTCTGTAAAATGGCAATTGTACTGGATTCAAAAGAAGGATGGACAGGAATAAGTAAAAATGGAAGTATTATTTTAAGACCTTATATCTACGATAACGGACCTGACTATGTAGAGGAAGGTCTATTCAGATATACTGAAGGGAAAAAAATTGGTTTTGCCAATCTTAGCGGAGAAAAGATTATTAGTGCTCAGTTTGATTTTGTAACACCTTTTAAAGACGGATTAGCAGAATATTCTATAGGTGGAGAAAGAATTTATGACAATGGAAAAACTGCTTCACAGATTGCCCGAGAGGGAGGTTCTCTAACAGATGTACATTGGTATTGGGGTGGAAATGTAACCGAATCAGGTTATATCAATAAAGCCGGTCAAAGATTTAAAAAGATAATTCCCTTTAAAAAGGATATAAGGCAAGCAATAACCTTCCAAAATAAAAAGGTTTTGCTTGATAAAAAAGGACGAATTATAAAAAAATTATAA
- a CDS encoding M17 family peptidase N-terminal domain-containing protein: MKTIEFRSLKKSLMIFGFSLMTTVSFAQQTATSNSSATPTAIGTTKTWGSIDGVQMIGMVQGPSAANAELQVACVFEYTEGDIFVSPPALPAALNGLVHLDEALKGKLTEIRKTGEFKGHALETLLLTPPTKTLGARKLLLIGLGDRNKFTPELMISVGEIATREALKLGVSNFAFASDLKDAGIDSPTALVAGNVVRGVVNEYRTQNILKSQKLTTFKPLNKVFLLAGPSFFTVAGGGIAEAIAQYKN, from the coding sequence ATGAAAACTATAGAATTCAGAAGCCTGAAAAAATCTTTAATGATTTTTGGTTTCTCATTAATGACAACAGTAAGTTTTGCTCAGCAAACAGCCACTTCAAATTCATCGGCAACTCCTACAGCTATTGGAACAACCAAAACATGGGGAAGTATAGACGGAGTACAAATGATAGGAATGGTACAGGGACCTTCCGCTGCAAATGCAGAATTACAGGTAGCCTGTGTATTCGAATATACCGAAGGTGATATTTTTGTTTCTCCGCCTGCGCTACCGGCGGCACTTAACGGATTGGTGCATTTGGATGAAGCCCTTAAAGGAAAGCTTACAGAAATCCGCAAAACCGGAGAGTTTAAAGGACATGCATTGGAAACACTTTTACTGACGCCTCCTACAAAGACTCTTGGAGCCAGAAAGTTATTATTAATAGGATTGGGTGACCGCAATAAATTTACACCGGAATTAATGATATCAGTTGGTGAAATTGCAACCCGCGAAGCATTGAAATTAGGTGTGAGCAACTTTGCATTTGCTAGTGATCTTAAAGATGCCGGAATAGATTCTCCAACAGCTCTGGTTGCCGGAAATGTGGTAAGAGGAGTGGTCAATGAATACCGGACTCAGAATATTCTGAAATCACAGAAATTAACTACTTTCAAACCTCTGAATAAAGTATTCTTACTGGCAGGACCTTCTTTTTTTACAGTTGCTGGCGGTGGGATAGCTGAAGCGATTGCACAGTATAAAAACTAA
- a CDS encoding alginate export family protein translates to MRLLLILLLLFSAYAFSQNFPAFKLMRYDEDYSFLKDSTRSFYNSVKYMPVTKDKKVFLSLGGEARAEFVDFNNEDWGRLGIGSNPFLLQRYSIHADLHLGKRIRIFGQLRSAWESGRKNGPRIIDEDHLNIQNLFIDVDIIKNQKSSLTLRAGRQEMNYGSGRLISVREGPNLRLYFDGAKLMYKRGNFSSDAFVMADSRVGTGTFDNHSTKKINLWGSYNTFIFPKSGNLELYYIGIHRDNVAFEDGLSDENRHTAGARFWRYGGGFIYNIEAAYQFGKFGKGNISAWTGSVDIGYLFENIKGKPTINLRNDYISGDSQKGDGKLQTFNPIYPKGGYFGFSPQIGPVNLIDIHPYATYNITDNMAAQADVVLNWRYSLQDGIYRPSGSLNLPSSNSQKRYIGTAFLGSITYNINQFLSSTTGVQYFKTGGFINDVVPDHKDGLFINTKLVFKF, encoded by the coding sequence ATGAGACTACTATTAATTCTTTTGCTATTATTTTCAGCATATGCTTTCTCACAGAATTTTCCGGCATTTAAGCTGATGCGGTATGATGAAGACTATTCTTTTCTTAAAGATTCAACCCGCAGTTTTTATAATTCTGTAAAGTATATGCCAGTCACTAAGGATAAAAAAGTCTTTCTCTCCTTAGGTGGTGAGGCCAGAGCCGAGTTTGTAGATTTTAACAACGAGGATTGGGGGCGTCTGGGCATAGGAAGTAACCCCTTTTTGCTCCAAAGATATAGTATTCATGCAGACCTGCATCTTGGAAAGCGTATCAGAATCTTCGGACAATTACGCAGTGCGTGGGAATCCGGGCGTAAAAATGGTCCCCGCATAATAGATGAAGATCACCTGAATATACAAAACCTATTTATAGATGTAGATATTATTAAGAATCAGAAATCCAGCCTTACTTTAAGAGCCGGAAGACAGGAAATGAATTATGGCAGCGGCAGACTTATCTCTGTGAGAGAAGGTCCTAATTTGAGGTTGTATTTTGATGGTGCAAAGCTGATGTATAAAAGAGGCAACTTTAGTTCCGATGCATTTGTAATGGCAGACAGCAGAGTGGGGACCGGAACTTTTGATAATCATTCTACAAAGAAAATAAATCTGTGGGGAAGTTATAATACCTTTATTTTTCCTAAAAGTGGAAATTTAGAATTATATTACATTGGAATTCATAGAGATAATGTGGCTTTTGAAGATGGACTTTCCGATGAAAACAGACATACAGCAGGCGCGCGATTCTGGAGATATGGCGGGGGATTTATTTATAATATAGAGGCAGCATATCAGTTTGGTAAGTTTGGGAAGGGTAATATTAGTGCCTGGACCGGATCAGTAGATATAGGTTATCTGTTCGAGAATATTAAAGGAAAGCCTACAATCAATTTAAGGAATGATTATATATCAGGTGATTCGCAGAAAGGTGATGGCAAATTGCAAACTTTTAATCCAATATATCCCAAAGGCGGTTATTTTGGTTTTAGCCCACAGATAGGCCCTGTAAACCTTATTGATATACATCCTTACGCAACTTATAATATTACGGATAATATGGCTGCCCAGGCAGATGTAGTACTCAATTGGAGATATTCCCTTCAGGATGGGATTTACAGGCCGAGTGGCAGTCTGAATCTGCCTTCTTCTAATTCTCAAAAGAGATATATAGGAACGGCCTTCTTAGGAAGTATAACTTATAACATTAACCAATTCCTGAGTTCAACTACGGGAGTACAATATTTTAAAACCGGCGGTTTCATCAATGATGTGGTTCCGGATCATAAAGACGGATTATTTATTAACACAAAACTTGTATTCAAATTTTAA
- a CDS encoding DoxX family protein, with protein sequence MSNSFDLGMLIFRVLLSVELIYAHGLKKIGIGVGEAEIVPNPLGLPDVFNSLFADAANLIFPLFVIMGLMTRLAVLPILAVTLTGYFVLHFHDAPLIKDTPYMYSLSYLLILFFGAGKYSLDYLIERKMRVQ encoded by the coding sequence TTGAGTAATAGTTTTGATTTAGGAATGCTTATATTCAGAGTTTTGCTATCTGTAGAACTAATATATGCACATGGATTAAAGAAAATCGGAATAGGGGTTGGAGAAGCGGAAATAGTGCCTAATCCATTAGGGCTTCCCGATGTTTTTAATAGTCTTTTTGCTGACGCTGCCAATCTTATATTTCCATTGTTTGTTATAATGGGTTTAATGACCAGGCTGGCTGTATTACCTATTCTGGCTGTAACGCTTACCGGTTATTTTGTGTTGCATTTTCATGATGCACCACTTATAAAGGATACCCCTTATATGTACAGTCTGTCTTATTTACTTATTTTATTTTTTGGTGCCGGAAAGTATTCTTTGGACTATCTGATTGAAAGAAAAATGAGGGTACAATAG